ACATGACTATTCTTCTTTGTGTTCAACAAAAATCCCTTTCTGATCCACCATACTACATTAAATTTTGTGAAGATATACAAATCGAACCCATACATGTTTCATTACTTTAGTCAATGTATCTTATTGTTGCACATCTCGAGCTATATATGTGAAACCCGAACTTTGATCCAACTTGATCTAGTTGGGCTCTTGTTTCAAGATTTATAAACTTGCAAATAATTTTCAATACGGCTCTATCTTCATGATTTGTAACAAGTTCTTGTCATAGATACACTATTTGATTCACTACAACTTGTTTCATGGTATATAGATTAGGCTTAGACATGCATTCTATTTTTAACTTGATTTTCCTTCATGGTACAACAATATCTATAATTCTATCATGCATGTATGTTAAAAGAGCTCAATTACATCCATATAAGAAACACATCGTTTCCATGTGTCATGATAGCTACTAAAGTTTATATGCTCTTTGgtcttcatattatatttttactgATTCAAATATTTTCTCCTTTTTAGGATATATTCAAGAAAATTGAAACATGCTTGCCCTTTGTTGAGAGATGCGCGAGGGGAAAAAGATGGCATATGTTTTTTTTGTCACATTACATGTCAAAGATGAAGAAATAATGTGGTTAACTCAAGTGGAAAGGATATTCAATAGGTAATTTCTATCTTAATTATTACCATTATCACCCTTGACCTTTATTCATGCATCCTATTTACCTTTTAAATTAGTTAATAATGAACTTTCAATAAAAAATAAGCTAATATCTCTAATAACTAAAAAAAATGTAATCATTCCACTAATCTAATATACATATTGCATTTGATGCATGAAATCCTTGGGCATCCAAGATAGGTTTAGAGTACAATAGAAAACACATTCAagttttgttgaccatctcaAATAACTCTGAAATTTGTACTCGTTGGTGTGTAGTTACATGTTGTACTAATTTACTGTGTAAGATAACTTGTATTTTTTTGGTATGATTACCAATTATAACCAATATTAATTACAACTTCCCAAATATAAGGGTGAACCTCATTAAAACATTGCCTAGTGTTTCTCTGTTTTCTCGAAATGAGGAGTGGCCTTTGGCATTTGAATTGACAGTTGCAGACAACATtgcatatttttaatttatttttatgcccataatTTCATCATTCTTCGAAGCTAATACTGCTACTTTGCAAGAGGCAATATCATTTCGTTAAAGCCAGTTTTGCATAAACATTTTTTAGTTTCCCCTAAAACGGGACATCATGTAGACATATGTGTGGATCTAGTAGAGCAGTTGTTGTGTTCTTACCTTATTCTCCACTAAGTCATGAAATGCTTCCTTGAAGTACTATATCATACCTGTATGATATGTTTTTAACAGAAAGGGTGATCCTTCTATATCTTACAAAGCCAATCTTGCATGCACGTCACCATCAAATACTTTGTTTACGGTGCACACGAGATGCCCCAAATATACACTATCACTTTTAGTGAGAGGAAAGAGATTTTCCTTTTGTATGTAAACAATGTCACCGGTATATAATGTTGCAAGAGTAGCATCATGGGTACTAGCATTGAAAACTTTATATCCTCGTAAACATATATGGACCTACTACAATAGGAAGATTTCAATCATGCTTAACTTGTTCTTGATCATGATAAGCTACACTTTTGCTCCTGATGCTTCCATACTGGAATCATGTGGCCAGGGATGGCAAAGTAGTATCATTCTAACATTTTCATTTAGGTAACATGCATACTTGTTTTATGCATCAAAACTGATGGTTAATCACGTGATTAACAAAACCATATTTGTTTCCTATGACTCGGCATCTAAAAATTATGTGGAACTTATCTTATGTATTTGCATAGATTAGTTGCATTAGATTTAGTTAATTTGTAAAGATTTTACCAGCTGTAGCGATGGCATCAGTCTTGCTGGTTGTATCATTTTTCAAAGAATACCATTTCATTCTTCGcacatcgcacctctcaaaccttAATGGCCGCAACCAAGTGCAGGTATGCAAGGCTACTCTTGATTAACACAAAAACACGGTGTTGTTTGTGCACATTGACTAACTGTACACTCTAGAGTTAAAAATTAAAAATCATAGCCATATAGAAGTTCGCGTTGGAGCATTTGattatgcacaaactcatccatcgTGTTGTGGTTGGTAAATTCAGAATTCAACCATCTTTTTTATTTAGAAGGAAACTAGCTAAGATTTTTAGTGTCATGTTTATCCCTTATAGATGTAAAAACTGCCTGGTCCATTATGATGGACATTATTAGTTTCCCCATCGAAGCATGGTCTCCTTATTTGTATCCCAACTTTTATAGAAGTGAACAACGTATTAACCATTTTTATAAGTGAACACAGTAGGATTTTAGCCATTGAGGATGTTACCTCTTTTGGAGGACGTACACATAGTCCTAGGAGGGAAATGTTCATTTCCTTTTGTGCCAAACTGCAAATACCGTAGCTACACCATGGGATCCAGAGCCAACGGCTAGGATCAATCGACGGCAGCCCGGGCGGCGCGGTCGACCATCCATCCATCCACCGCCCACTGCCACGTCACGCATTGACGGGTCACGTGACCTCAGGCGCGGCTGGCTGCCCACGGAGAAAACATTTTAGCCGCAGTAAACCCCACCGAATTCCGGGTTAATCACAGGGCAGTGCCACTGATCAGGATTATGCCCTAGCCCCCCAGAGGCGCACGGGCGGAGACGGTGGCAGAGCCGACGAGATTAGAGCGGCCAGCGGGGGGCAATGTGGGAAGACCGGAACGGCCGCGGAGCTCACTGTGGGTCTCCCTGCCGCGAATCGGCGGCTCTCGCTGCTCTCGCTGTCAGGTATTCCCCAAAGAGCCCCTCTTTTCCCGTGCGGTTTCTTTCTCCTTCCGCTCTGCTCCCCGGCCAGGTCCTCGCTATAAAAATGCTCGATCTGTAGAGCCCAGGGTGCAGCCTGCAGACAGTCAGACACACAGTGCTTCAGTGTCTCTGTGATCGGAGCGAGCGAGAGTCGGCGGCGGGGGAGAATGAGGAGCGGCGGGTTTGACATGCGGGGAGGCTCCGGCGAGGCCGTCGCGGTTGCCGCGTCCAGCCCGTCCAAGAACAACTCTGCATTGGACGTGATGAGGTACCGCCCAGAAATCAATCCCCTTCCAATCCTTTCCTGTAGCCTGTTGGTGTTCGGTTCTGTTCCTTCGGAGATCAGCAAGTCCCCGATTTTGGTTTCGGTTTGCCTGTTTCTTGCTATTTTTTGGGCTCGCGCTGCCGGCGATTCGAAGCCTAGTTTATCCCTTTCTTTGCTCGCTCGCCGGCGCAACGTCTGTACGGTTGGTTTATTACTGGTTCTTCGTTACGGCGATTGATCTGTGCTCTGTTGTTTGCCGCTCCTTGGTCTGGCTGCTCGATTTTACCAATCTTTGCCGGCTGTGTCGAATTCCTTGCCTTTTCCCCATTCCATGGCTGTTTTGAGTTTTGACCGGTATGCTGAGTTCCCTATCGATTTCCAAATTTTAATCTGGTATGTCTATGCGGAGGCGAAAGATTCAGTCCGAGCCTGATTGTTCCAATAGATAGATCTTCGAATGCTTCTCCGAGCCCAATGATTTCGCACTTCCTAGACTAGATTATTCGTTTTCTGATGATTTTGGTTCAGAATTCTAGCGAATTGGGTGGAAAGCTTTTTGATGTTGCTTTCGTTGCTGCATCCCAAATGTTCGACCTTGTTTTATCCAATCGCTCGCTAACATGTCCTTTGGATTGATTGGTTTTGTTGCTCTGTGCAGGTACCAGACGATCACCCCGGACAGCCTCCCGCTCGCCAATGGCAGCGGTAGCAGCAGCGGGAGCAGCTCAAGCCGGAAGCTGCCGGTGCTGGCGCCCAGACCGAGCCCAGGCACCCTCCCGCTCGCCAATGGCAGCGGAAGTGGTAGTGGTAGCGGCAGCAGCTCGAGCCGGAAGCTGCCGTTGCTGGCGCCCAGGCCGAGCCCGGACGCCGCCGCCGGTGACAGCAGCTCGCGCCTGGCGTCCTACCTGGCCGGCACCTCGCTGGAGCAGCACAAGCCCGCGAGGTCGCTCGTGATCCGCAGCCCCGCGCGCGACCCGCCCACCAGCTTCAGCTTCCAGCCCAAAAACTTCGACATCGGGACCGGCACGCCGGACATCCCCGTGCGGCTCCAGTGGGGCCACAACaagcgctcgcgccgccgccgcgcctcctcccCTCTGCTGCCGACACCCGCCCCGACGCCCGCGCCGGAGGCCCCCGCCCAGGCGCGCCGCCGCGATACCTCGCCTCTGCTGCCCACCCCGGCACCCGCCCCGACCCCCGCGCCGGAGACGCCCGCCCAGGCGCGTCGCCGCGCCTCCATGAAGCTCCAGCGCCGTGCCGCCGCCGCGTCTGCATCGGCGTCCGCGGCTGTCCCGGCGGAGAAGCTGATGCCGCCGCCCAGCGCCCGCGGCGCGTCCAACGTCCGCACCGTCTCGCCCCTcccgccccgcgccgccgccgtcgccgccgcgaaCGCGCTCCACGGCCGCACCGTCGCCATCCAGCAGCAAAGGTATGCATGCCCCCGCTAGTTCACTGTACCATTCGTCATTCGCCGCAGACGCCACCATGGGCGTGCCCGTCGTCGAGGCCTCGTGCTCTGCCGTCTCGGCTCGGTCAAGTCTGAGTCGCGTGCGACACTGGGCTCCGGTCCGGTCTGACTTAATTTTGTTCAGTGGGTTCCGGTCCGGTCCGACCCGGTCTATTTTGTTAAGTGGGTTCTGGTCCGGTCCGGTCTAGTTTTATTAAGTGGGTTCGGGTCAGGTCCGGTCTCGGTGAGGTGTCACGCCCCTCACCATGTTTAGAAACCGGGGGTGCGTTTCGTTAGAGGACAAGATTGCTCACACACCTTTTTGTACTCACTCTTAAGCAAGTCTTGTTTCCATCCCACTCCAGCAGTGACTAGTAACTGACTCGATTTCGTCACATTAGCCATCACTGACTCACTATTGACACCTCAAAGATAGATCATATCTTTCTGCTATCTTGCATTTACAGCTTTATTTGGGGCAGCATACATTACATACGGTGTATATCTATCTATCTACAAGCCTTTCATCACCCACTTCCAAAAGATCTCCAATTAATGGGTCCATGGGTTTTCTCTCATGGCGTTTGGCACCGCTAATCCTTGGTAGGATTTGACTGGAGACGGGTATAAGTAGAGGATACTAGATACGTACAGTACTACAACCAGGCAAGGCAGCCAGCCAGTGTCCCCCTCACAACTCTCTGTGTTTGTTTATGCTCCGGGCTGGGCATatccctccgccgccgctgccgcgtcCACCATTCTTTCCACCGCCGTCGGGTTGAGTTCTTCTGAGCCGACTAGACACATAGATTGTCCAGTTGCTGCTAACCCCCATCCATCCGGCCTTTTACCCCAACCACTGAGCAAAGGGATCGGAGACAAAACTTTTGTGATTAGTTTTGGTGGCGTCGCTCTCAAGTGTTTGACGCTCGCTAATCGCTATGATGGTGATGATCAGATCCGCGGAGGAGGCTCGCGCCAGCGccgagcagcagcagcagaagcagccggcggcggcggtggtcaaGGCCGAgaaccagcagcagcagcagcagcagccgccgGCCAGGCCGCATCGTGCTACAGAGAAGGAGAAGGGAAAGGCGCCGGCTGCCCCCGAGTCCCCCAGGCAGCAGCAGCAGAAGCCGCAGCCTCAGCAGCAGCAGCCGACCGAGCTGCAGAAGCTGGTGGCGGCGGCTCGGCCGGAGCTGCCGCGGATCCAGACGCAGCTGTCGcgcaaggagaaggaggaggacttCCTGGCCATGAAGGGCACCAAGCTGCCCGTGCGCCCCAAGAGGCGCCCCAAGGCTGTGGAGAAGAATGTCAGCGTATGGAATCAGTCACTGTCACTGAAATACTCGCTCCATTTTTCTTTCTTGCATTATTAGTTGATGCGAAACTGACATGAATTGCTTGTGTTTTTGTGTGTGCAGATGATCTATCCAGGGCAGTGGCTGTCGGAGGTGTCCAGGAGCAGGTACATGGTGCGCGAGAAGAAGTCCAGGAAGGTATACAACCATACACACCATGCCCTTTTAACTGAACTTAAACATTATTATTTTCCTCATTCGCCTAGTACAGATTAGATGATTAGATATTCAGATTCCGGTGGGTATCTGATTAGCAGAGTAATCGGAAAGTTTAGTTGTATAGGGGAGAAAGTAAAGAAAAAGAAGTCGCCGGCTTTTCCCTTTTTTTGGTTCGCGTCGTCCCAGCCGATGTCACGTGGGCCCGGCCCATTGATGACTGTGCATCGTGATAGCCGACGTGCAGTGCGGTGTGCTGGCCCACGTGGCTGTCGCCTTGGCCAGGTGTTTCTTACAAGCGGGCCCGGGTGGTCGTCTTGCTTGTTGTTTGCCCTTTGATGGCGAAAGCGCACGCCGGTTTCAATCCATGGATATGGTAGTCTAGCTCTTTTCGCTGTTTGTGGGCCGAGGTAGATGTGGGGCCAGGTTGGGAGGGTTGACGTCagtcgctgacgtgtggggctcCGGCTTGAGTATGATCTATGTTGGTGGATCGGTGGACCCAGGATGGATAATCAGGTAGACCTCTCCTGTCTCTTTTCAAATCGACCTACCCGGCTTCACTCACTGGGCTGTGGGCCTGGTCTACCTTTTCTATTTGCTTGGAAGTTGGAACCAGTCAAGCATTGGCACACTACCACTCAATCTAAAAAATACTCTACCAGAACCTGTATGTAGAATAGAATGTGGGTCCTTTATATGTTGTTCCGGTGGGACCACCCGTTTCGGCCTAGTGGATAGAGAGCATGGAATCGTCGCCATCCGTAGAGGTATAGAAAAAGGATCGCTTAACCTTGGACTTCCAGGCTCCCAACAGTTCGTCTTTCCTTCATCAACAGGGAAGGATACACTGGTTGTCATCCTAGGCTTAACCTTGTTGCATGTTTCGCTTTCAACTTTCACTTCTCTGGTTGATGTGCACTGTCTTTCATTCAGTTATCACTCCTTCAGCAGCAGTGACCAGTAATTCTGACCTCCGTTTTTCTCGTTCCGCAGGAGAAGCGCAAGGGCGGCGGCCTCAAGGCCATGGAAAGCGACTCCGACTGAGCATGTACAAGGGCGAGACTCCGATGATTGCGCGGCGGGAGGAGGATTCTGGTGTCGCCGGTGCGGAGAAGCCCTAGAAGCAGCAGAAGGGAGATAGAAGAGGTTGGAGATGGTGGTCGACCCAATGGTCACTCCATTAGTCTGAGTCAAAACCCAGAGAAAAAAAATAAGATCTAGTCGCCGTGTTATTCCTTCGGTTCCATTTTGTAAATCTTGGGGGCGAGGGGGTGGCCGGCTTTTCTTTTTAGCTTTTCGTTCCGTTTAGGTGTCAAACAGTTGGGTGGTTTACATGGTCGGTGCCCACCGTTGCCGCAACCGTGTGGTTGTGGTGGCGGTGGGTTGTGCATAGCCATGGAAGTTACAGACTTGCAGAGTCCGCAGAAGAAGATGAAAGAAGAAACATTAGCTTTTCGCTCAGTTTTGCTGTTGCCTTGGCATGCTTCtacttttctgaatgtttatgctttAGACATGCCGACTGCTATGTCTCTCTGATATCTGTTTTGCAGGAACTGTCTGCTTTGCTATGGCACGGCTGCACAACTGGTTGCTTGCTCTCGTCATCCATGACTCTCCATGATGGGTGGCATATGGAGAGTAGTAGAATTCTCAGTTGCTACTTGTTGTCGTGTCGTTGAGAATTTTCAGGAACCTCAGCGAGCCTCTCATTCTTTTGGTGGCACCGACGATGGAGGTAGGAGAAAACATGTAACACTACTAACCTCTCTTTGTAGTTTGTACAGGGCTCGATATCTTGTGTCATGGGAGAAAATATGTGGGCCAAAGGAGTCCGGAGGCCTCGGCGTTAAGAATCTCAGACTACAAGGCCTAGCACTAGGAGCCAGATGGATGTGGCTTCATCAAAGAGGCCCTGGCATGCAAGGGTTGCCAATCAGCAGCGACCAGGAGGAAGCGTTGGAGGTTTTCCAAAGCCTGACCAAAATCATTGTGGGTGATTGACAAGCAGGCAGTATGGTTCTGGAGGGATCCGCGCATGAGGTGGTCTGCACAAGAAGGAAGAACTCCAGGTTAGTGCCTAATGGTACAGGACAACAAATGGATACTTGATGTGCCTAGTACTCTGCAGCCAGAGGGCTATCTACAACTTGTGCATCTATGGTCTATGGATTGCAGACAATTCGTTGCAACGAAATGCCACGATCCCAGATGTGTTTATATGGAGCTGTTCAACATCTGGGACGTACTCAGCCAAGTCTACATACCATCAACTCTGTCCAGGTTACACAGCTTTCGCGGCTGCCAAGTGCTAACTACATTTGGAGGCCATGAGCGTCCAAGACAGTGTAGACTTCTGAAAGAAGACATCTAGGTATACGCGTAAGCCCTATGaactgggacagaggtagtatagtgGAAGTAATTAAGGTAGTAATATAGAGTTATATGCATTGCCAAGTGGCAAATTGATGACATGACATGATATTAAATGAAAAAAAAGAGATGGTTGTGATAACTAACTATGTTACCATAATATCACATTTTtcaagatagaatgagtctacaaggtaataagagcaagtacaataagtcttAGTCAGCTGggtataaggattaaaatagtatattattgcttagttggaggagagagaggaggagagagaagaagagtgggctcttatgcaagagccagctctagcacgtgctcctaggtacTTTATGAGAGTGAAATGTGGGCTATACATTGATAAAGTACTatatttttatagctcactattgtatatgttggctctaagTTGGATATAGATAACATGtcacttggcttatagccagcagctggctatactattggaattgctctaataCACTCATGCATGATACTACATCTAAATTACTATATATTAGtagtatgaaggtagtaacataaagTAGTGTCATATGCATGACACTACTATATGCTACTCCCCGCTAGCTATGACTAGTCTTAGGCTGTCAAGCAGCGTCTAGCCAGGGTCCCGCAAAACAAGATTTTAGGGAAAACACGGTGTCTAAAGATGGTAGAATTACCGCAGTTTTAAGAAGAGGTCTAGTCCCCCATCCTGCGCCGCATGACATCCTTAGTGCTGCTGCCGCGTCCGTGTGGTTGTGCTGGTGGTGGTGGGTTGTGCATAGCCATGGAAATCACAGACTTGCAGAGTCTGCGGAAGAAGATGAAAGAAGAAACATTAGCTTTTCGCTCAGTTTTTTCTCTCTGTTGCCCTGCCATCGGCATACTTCTCCGAGTGTTTATTTGTGTTGTAGGCAGGGTCAGTGGCTGAACCAGAACTTAAAGTCTATGTTGTCATTTTGAATCAGTGATGTCAAATAAATGTGTTTTTTACTTATATTT
This Lolium perenne isolate Kyuss_39 chromosome 1, Kyuss_2.0, whole genome shotgun sequence DNA region includes the following protein-coding sequences:
- the LOC127327506 gene encoding uncharacterized protein; amino-acid sequence: MRSGGFDMRGGSGEAVAVAASSPSKNNSALDVMRYQTITPDSLPLANGSGSSSGSSSSRKLPVLAPRPSPGTLPLANGSGSGSGSGSSSSRKLPLLAPRPSPDAAAGDSSSRLASYLAGTSLEQHKPARSLVIRSPARDPPTSFSFQPKNFDIGTGTPDIPVRLQWGHNKRSRRRRASSPLLPTPAPTPAPEAPAQARRRDTSPLLPTPAPAPTPAPETPAQARRRASMKLQRRAAAASASASAAVPAEKLMPPPSARGASNVRTVSPLPPRAAAVAAANALHGRTVAIQQQRSAEEARASAEQQQQKQPAAAVVKAENQQQQQQQPPARPHRATEKEKGKAPAAPESPRQQQQKPQPQQQQPTELQKLVAAARPELPRIQTQLSRKEKEEDFLAMKGTKLPVRPKRRPKAVEKNVSMIYPGQWLSEVSRSRYMVREKKSRKEKRKGGGLKAMESDSD